One genomic window of Motacilla alba alba isolate MOTALB_02 chromosome 1, Motacilla_alba_V1.0_pri, whole genome shotgun sequence includes the following:
- the AASDHPPT gene encoding L-aminoadipate-semialdehyde dehydrogenase-phosphopantetheinyl transferase, with amino-acid sequence MGSVRWAFPCGAWRPRRREWLLAAQLVQPEEKERIGQFVFARDAKAALAGRLLMRKLIAEELCIPWNEVHLKRTPKGKPFLASNLVGINSNYNFNVSHQGDYAVLAAEPELQVGIDIMKTDLPGSSSIPNFFHIMKRQFTETEWDVIKSMSTEWMQLDMFYRHWALKESFLKAIGVGIGFNLQRIEFNVSPLQLEIGKVYKETKMLLDGEKEEEWTFEETRLDDNHHVAVALGKQEGSVQKDSDVHSVEPNQPQFKVLSFEDLVASGIPVAPEDSAYWDNFCSKQEGPVKQSSHSR; translated from the exons ATGGGCTCCGTGCGCTGGGCCTTCCCGTGCGGCGCATGGCGACCCCGGCGCCGCGAGTGGCTGCTGGCCGCGCAGCTGGTGCAGCCCGAGGAAAAGGAGCGCATCGGCCAGTTTGTCTTTGCCCGCGATGCCAAAGCCGCCTTG GCTGGTCGCCTGCTGATGCGGAAATTAATTGCAGAGGAACTGTGCATACCTTGGAATGAAGTACACTTGAAAAGGACACCAAAAGGAAAACCATTCCTGGCCAGTAACTTAGTTGGTATCAACTCAAATTACAACTTCAATGTCTCTCATCAAGGAGATTATGCAGTCCTTGCAGCTGAGCCTGAGCTTCAAGTCGGCATTGATATTATGAAGACTGATTTACCAG GTAGTAGCTCAATTCCAAATTTCTTTCACATAATGAAGCGACAGTTTACTGAAACAGAGTGGGATGTAATCAAGTCAATGAGTACTGAATGGATGCAGCTGGATATGTTTTATCGGCACTGG gCCTTAAAAGAAAGCTTCTTAAAGGCCATTGGAGTTGGAATTGGCTTTAATTTGCAAAGAATTGAATTTAATGTGTCTCCATTGCAACTGGAAATAGGGAAAGTGTATAAGGAGACAAAAATGCTTCTggatggagaaaaagaagaggagtGGACATTTGAG GAAACCCGCTTGGATGACAATCATCATGTTGCAGTGGCGCTTGGGAAACAGGAGGGATCTGTACAGAAGGATTCTGAT GTCCATTCCGTGGAGCCTAACCAACCGCAATTTAAAGTATTGAGTTTTGAAGATTTAGTTGCATCTGGTATTCCTGTTGCACCTGAGGATTCTGCATATTGGGACAATTTCTGTTCAAAGCAGGAGGGTCCAGTGAAACAGAGTTCACATTCAAGATAA